One window of Bacillus alkalicellulosilyticus genomic DNA carries:
- a CDS encoding ABC-F family ATP-binding cassette domain-containing protein, whose amino-acid sequence MILLQCYQVTKSFGVDPILSNIKLEIQTRERIALVGRNGAGKSTLLKIIAGQMSYDSGEIMMPKHVTLGYLSQQSGLESDLSIWDEMLTVFTHLQTMEKQLRNYEQQMSDPRIIENEARYQKLLKDYDTLQVTFKDEGGYQYEADIRSILSGLNFGHFDYSTKIASLSGGQKTRLALGKLLLTKPDLLILDEPTNHLDIETLTWLENYLVNYDGAILIVSHDRYFLDKIVNQVYELSRTKSTKFTGNYSAYLDEKAKRYELELKQFERQQDEIAKLEDFVQRNIARASTTKRAQSRRKQLDRMTRLDRPAGSEKSSSFSFQINKQSGNEVVRISNLAVQFDEDPLFSNITFDITRGESVALVGPNGIGKSTLLKALIKKITPKEGTLQFGSNVSVGYYDQEQANLTSNKQVLYELWDEYPHTDEKDIRTVLGNFLFSGDDVLKTVSSLSGGEKARLALSKLMMQKANFLILDEPTNHLDIDSKEVLENALLDYPGTILFVSHDRYFLNRIATQIVELSPTKITTYLGDYDYFVEKKEEMQKRKELEQEQQEQKNKQPVEEPKTDKNSFQMDKEAKRKERQRVRRIEEIEETIEQLEETIAAHEETLCDPDVFQDHEKVAELQQQIDSAKASVDSLLEEWEQLQ is encoded by the coding sequence ATGATTTTATTACAATGTTACCAAGTAACCAAATCGTTTGGGGTTGACCCTATTTTATCCAATATAAAACTTGAAATACAAACAAGAGAGCGCATCGCCCTCGTCGGTCGGAATGGAGCCGGTAAATCGACTTTATTAAAAATAATTGCTGGACAAATGTCTTATGATTCTGGAGAAATCATGATGCCAAAGCATGTCACACTTGGCTATCTTTCACAGCAATCCGGACTTGAATCCGATTTATCGATTTGGGATGAAATGCTTACAGTGTTTACTCATCTCCAAACGATGGAAAAGCAACTCAGAAACTATGAACAACAAATGTCAGACCCTCGTATTATTGAAAATGAGGCACGCTATCAAAAGCTACTTAAAGATTACGACACGCTTCAAGTTACTTTCAAAGACGAAGGTGGTTACCAGTATGAAGCAGATATCCGCTCAATTTTATCTGGCTTGAACTTTGGTCATTTCGACTACTCCACAAAAATTGCAAGTTTGAGTGGAGGCCAAAAAACAAGGCTTGCCCTTGGTAAATTATTATTAACGAAACCAGACTTGCTGATTTTGGATGAGCCGACAAACCACCTTGATATCGAGACCCTAACATGGCTCGAAAACTATTTAGTCAATTATGACGGTGCCATTCTAATTGTCTCCCATGACAGGTACTTTTTAGATAAAATTGTTAACCAAGTATATGAGCTATCTCGTACAAAATCAACTAAGTTTACAGGTAATTATAGCGCCTACCTTGATGAGAAAGCAAAGCGTTATGAGTTAGAGTTAAAGCAGTTTGAACGACAACAAGATGAAATTGCTAAACTAGAAGATTTCGTGCAACGAAATATCGCCAGGGCCTCTACGACAAAGCGAGCCCAAAGCCGGCGCAAACAGCTTGACCGGATGACTCGACTAGACCGGCCAGCAGGGTCAGAGAAATCTAGTTCCTTCTCTTTTCAAATTAATAAGCAAAGTGGCAATGAAGTCGTACGAATTTCAAACTTAGCTGTTCAATTCGATGAGGATCCTCTCTTTTCTAATATTACATTTGATATTACGCGTGGAGAGAGTGTTGCCTTGGTCGGACCAAACGGGATTGGGAAGTCTACATTACTAAAGGCATTAATTAAGAAAATTACACCTAAAGAAGGAACCTTGCAGTTTGGGAGTAACGTCTCCGTTGGTTACTACGACCAGGAGCAAGCAAACCTAACGTCTAATAAACAAGTATTGTACGAGCTTTGGGATGAGTACCCGCATACCGACGAAAAAGACATTCGTACGGTTCTTGGTAATTTTCTTTTTAGTGGGGATGATGTCTTAAAAACCGTTTCTAGTTTAAGTGGTGGAGAAAAAGCTCGCTTAGCGTTATCGAAATTAATGATGCAAAAAGCAAATTTCTTAATTCTCGATGAGCCGACGAATCACTTGGATATTGATAGCAAGGAAGTGCTAGAAAACGCGTTGCTTGATTATCCCGGAACGATTTTATTTGTCTCACATGACAGGTACTTCTTAAATCGAATTGCTACTCAAATTGTAGAATTATCACCAACAAAAATTACAACGTACTTAGGCGACTATGATTATTTTGTAGAAAAGAAAGAAGAAATGCAAAAACGAAAAGAACTCGAGCAGGAACAACAGGAACAAAAAAACAAACAACCAGTTGAAGAACCAAAAACAGATAAAAACTCTTTTCAAATGGATAAAGAAGCCAAGCGAAAAGAGCGACAACGGGTACGACGAATTGAAGAAATTGAAGAAACCATAGAACAGCTTGAAGAAACCATTGCAGCTCACGAAGAGACGCTATGCGACCCTGATGTCTTCCAAGACCACGAAAAAGTTGCCGAACTTCAACAGCAAATAGATTCTGCAAAAGCATCCGTAGATTCTCTCCTAGAAGAATGGGAACAACTACAATAA
- a CDS encoding redox-sensing transcriptional repressor Rex, translating into MKFEQTKIPQATAKRLPLYYRFLENLHASGKQRVSSSELSEAVKVDSATIRRDFSYFGALGKKGYGYNVNYLLSFFRKTLDQDELTKVLLIGVGNLGTAFLNYNFSKNNNTKIVKAFDVDQSKVGSEIGGVTIYNLDHLEDEIDDDVSAAILTVPAPAAQRIADRLVENRVKGILNFTPARLTVPDDVRVHHIDLSVELQALIYFLKHYPEGSQEK; encoded by the coding sequence ATGAAATTCGAACAAACTAAAATCCCTCAAGCGACAGCCAAAAGATTGCCGCTATATTATCGGTTTCTTGAAAATCTCCATGCCTCCGGAAAGCAGAGAGTGTCGTCATCAGAGTTAAGTGAAGCAGTGAAGGTTGATTCAGCCACGATTCGTAGGGATTTTTCATACTTTGGTGCATTAGGTAAAAAGGGTTATGGATATAATGTTAATTATTTGCTATCGTTTTTTAGAAAAACGTTAGACCAAGATGAGCTCACAAAAGTATTGTTAATAGGGGTTGGGAACTTAGGGACTGCCTTTTTGAATTACAATTTCTCAAAGAATAACAATACAAAAATCGTCAAAGCATTTGATGTAGACCAATCAAAAGTCGGTTCTGAAATAGGTGGAGTGACGATTTATAATTTAGACCATTTAGAAGATGAAATCGACGATGACGTAAGCGCAGCAATTTTAACGGTGCCTGCACCAGCTGCACAACGGATTGCGGACCGTCTTGTTGAAAATAGGGTTAAAGGGATTTTGAACTTTACGCCTGCAAGGCTAACCGTTCCAGATGATGTCCGCGTTCATCACATCGACTTATCGGTTGAATTACAAGCATTAATTTATTTTTTAAAGCATTATCCAGAAGGATCACAGGAAAAATAA
- a CDS encoding twin-arginine translocase TatA/TatE family subunit, with the protein MPLGVGSMILIALVALLIFGPKKLPELGKAAGNTLREFKNATKGLADDEEDAKKNEKLENKQ; encoded by the coding sequence ATGCCATTAGGTGTAGGAAGTATGATTTTGATTGCTCTTGTTGCCTTATTAATTTTTGGACCAAAGAAATTACCTGAGCTTGGAAAAGCAGCGGGAAATACGTTACGTGAGTTCAAAAATGCAACAAAAGGGCTAGCAGATGATGAGGAAGATGCTAAGAAAAACGAAAAACTAGAGAACAAACAATAG
- the tatC gene encoding twin-arginine translocase subunit TatC, which produces MEHKDMSLYDHIGELRKRVITILVFFMVAMIAGLFVAKPLILYLQAAPTAQELPMNAFKLTDPIRVYMTFAFASALLLVFPAILYQLWAFISPGLHEKERRVTLAYIPISFFLFLLGISFSYFILFPFVIGFMGRLAGQLNITEQYGINEYFSFLFQLTLPFGILFQLPVVVMFLTRLGLVTPTFLGQVRRYAYFVLLVIAGLITPPELISHLLVTVPLLLLYEISIWISHIAYRKVLKAEEEMNKEQ; this is translated from the coding sequence ATGGAACATAAGGATATGTCGTTATACGATCATATAGGCGAATTAAGGAAACGAGTCATCACCATTCTTGTCTTTTTCATGGTAGCTATGATTGCAGGGTTATTTGTAGCAAAACCGCTTATCCTGTATTTGCAAGCGGCACCTACAGCGCAAGAGTTACCGATGAATGCTTTTAAGTTAACTGACCCTATACGCGTATATATGACGTTTGCATTTGCAAGTGCTCTCCTTCTTGTGTTCCCAGCTATTCTCTATCAACTCTGGGCATTCATCAGTCCAGGCTTACATGAAAAAGAACGAAGGGTGACGTTAGCGTATATACCAATTTCGTTCTTTTTGTTTTTACTCGGTATCTCATTTTCCTATTTTATTTTATTTCCGTTTGTCATTGGATTTATGGGGCGATTAGCGGGACAATTAAATATTACGGAGCAGTACGGGATAAATGAGTACTTCTCATTTTTATTTCAGTTAACCTTGCCATTTGGGATTTTATTTCAGCTTCCAGTTGTGGTGATGTTCCTAACAAGACTAGGGCTTGTTACCCCAACCTTTTTAGGACAGGTTCGCAGGTATGCGTATTTTGTGTTACTAGTCATTGCTGGATTAATTACACCGCCAGAATTAATTTCTCATTTACTCGTTACCGTACCATTGCTATTGTTATATGAAATTAGCATATGGATTTCGCATATCGCATACAGGAAAGTGTTAAAAGCAGAGGAAGAAATGAATAAAGAGCAATAA
- a CDS encoding YdiK family protein, whose product MGVIYLIISFMFVFAAIHRVNDVGWDFWTFLLIAVASIDILIAIRYFKAPKAESE is encoded by the coding sequence ATGGGAGTAATCTATTTAATCATTTCCTTTATGTTTGTTTTTGCGGCAATTCACCGTGTCAATGATGTTGGCTGGGATTTCTGGACTTTTCTGCTCATTGCAGTAGCATCGATTGACATCTTAATTGCCATACGGTATTTCAAAGCCCCTAAAGCTGAAAGTGAATAA
- a CDS encoding CPBP family intramembrane glutamic endopeptidase produces the protein MNSRYWWILLTYIIMQLSSFIGLPLLLLFEIPLEMAVGIWTTLAFSVGLLVIILFLRKEITERHLERSRSTRGEAVLWSIIGVFLAFFAQYVAAIIELFVLGIEPGSENTENIIQMIKAFPALIVVVAVIGPILEEIVFRLIIFGSLYKRYNFFISAMISSLIFAAVHVDFTHLLIYTAMGFTFAYLYVKTKRILVPIVAHVAMNSFVTLTRVVYGEQLEELQRQLEQMQQFIGGFL, from the coding sequence TTGAATAGTCGCTATTGGTGGATATTACTCACCTACATCATTATGCAATTATCAAGCTTTATTGGACTGCCTTTATTATTGCTCTTTGAGATTCCATTAGAAATGGCCGTGGGAATTTGGACGACATTGGCCTTTTCAGTAGGGCTACTCGTTATCATTCTTTTTCTACGAAAGGAGATTACGGAAAGGCATTTAGAAAGAAGCCGTTCTACTAGAGGAGAAGCTGTACTCTGGTCGATTATTGGTGTGTTTCTTGCTTTTTTTGCTCAATACGTTGCAGCCATTATCGAGCTATTCGTATTAGGCATTGAGCCAGGGTCAGAAAACACAGAAAATATTATTCAAATGATAAAAGCTTTTCCCGCTTTGATTGTTGTCGTTGCCGTGATTGGACCTATCCTTGAGGAAATCGTGTTTCGACTAATTATTTTCGGTTCTCTTTATAAACGCTATAATTTCTTTATTTCTGCTATGATTAGTTCATTAATCTTTGCGGCTGTTCATGTTGATTTCACCCATTTACTTATCTATACAGCGATGGGCTTTACTTTTGCTTATCTTTATGTGAAAACAAAACGAATTTTGGTTCCAATCGTTGCTCATGTCGCAATGAATTCATTCGTTACGTTAACAAGAGTAGTATATGGTGAACAGCTTGAAGAACTTCAACGACAATTAGAACAGATGCAACAATTTATTGGAGGATTTTTATAA
- the groES gene encoding co-chaperone GroES translates to MLKPLGDRVVIELVESEEKTASGIVLPDSAKEKPQEGKIVAVGSGRVLDSGERVALEVKEGDNILFSKYAGTEVKYDGKEFLILRESDILAILG, encoded by the coding sequence TTGTTAAAGCCATTAGGTGATCGTGTAGTAATTGAATTAGTTGAGTCAGAAGAAAAGACTGCGAGTGGGATTGTTCTTCCAGATTCAGCAAAAGAAAAGCCACAAGAAGGAAAAATTGTTGCTGTAGGTTCAGGTCGTGTGCTTGATAGTGGAGAAAGAGTTGCTCTTGAAGTTAAAGAAGGCGACAACATTTTATTCTCTAAGTATGCAGGAACAGAAGTCAAGTATGACGGAAAAGAATTTTTAATTCTTCGTGAGAGCGACATTCTAGCAATTCTAGGTTGA
- the groL gene encoding chaperonin GroEL (60 kDa chaperone family; promotes refolding of misfolded polypeptides especially under stressful conditions; forms two stacked rings of heptamers to form a barrel-shaped 14mer; ends can be capped by GroES; misfolded proteins enter the barrel where they are refolded when GroES binds), with protein sequence MAKDIKFSEDARRAMLRGVDALADAVKVTLGPKGRNVVLEKKFGSPLITNDGVTIAKEIELEDAFENMGAKLVAEVASKTNDIAGDGTTTATVLAQAMIREGLKNVTSGANPMVIRKGIEKATQAAVEELQNISKPIEGKASIAQVAAISSADNEVGEIIAEAMERVGNDGVITIEESKGFTTELEVVEGMQFDRGYASPYMVTDSDKMEAVLDNPYILITDKKISSIQEVLPVLEQVVQQGKPILIIAEDVEGEALATLVVNKLRGTFNAVAVKAPGFGDRRKAMLEDIAIISGGEVITEDLGLDLKSANITQLGRASKVVVTKETTTIVEGAGDTAQIAARVNQIKAQVEDTTSEFDKEKLQERLAKLAGGVAVLKVGAATETELKERKLRIEDALNSTRAAVEEGIVAGGGTALVNVIKAVQAIQVDGDEQTGVNIVLRALEEPVRQIAHNAGLEGSVIVERLKSEAVGMGFNAATGEWVNMVEAGIVDPTKVTRSALQHAASVSAMFLTTEAVIADKPEEGGGMPDMGGMGGMGGMGGMM encoded by the coding sequence ATGGCAAAAGATATTAAATTCAGTGAAGACGCACGTCGCGCAATGCTACGTGGGGTTGACGCTTTAGCAGATGCAGTAAAAGTAACGTTAGGACCAAAAGGTCGTAACGTAGTATTAGAGAAAAAATTTGGTTCTCCATTAATTACAAACGATGGGGTAACAATTGCTAAGGAAATCGAACTAGAAGATGCATTTGAAAACATGGGTGCAAAACTAGTTGCAGAAGTAGCTAGCAAAACAAACGACATTGCTGGGGACGGAACAACAACAGCTACAGTTCTAGCTCAAGCTATGATCCGCGAAGGACTTAAAAACGTAACATCGGGTGCAAACCCAATGGTTATCCGTAAAGGAATTGAAAAAGCAACTCAAGCAGCAGTAGAAGAGCTTCAAAACATCTCTAAACCAATCGAAGGCAAAGCTTCGATTGCACAAGTTGCAGCGATTTCTTCTGCTGACAATGAAGTTGGAGAAATCATTGCTGAAGCAATGGAGCGCGTTGGAAACGACGGCGTTATTACAATTGAAGAATCTAAAGGATTCACAACTGAGCTAGAAGTAGTAGAAGGTATGCAATTTGACCGTGGATACGCTTCTCCTTACATGGTAACAGATTCAGATAAAATGGAAGCTGTTCTAGATAATCCTTACATCTTAATTACAGATAAAAAGATTTCTAGCATTCAAGAGGTTCTACCTGTGCTTGAGCAAGTGGTTCAACAAGGTAAACCAATCCTTATCATTGCTGAAGACGTAGAAGGTGAAGCTCTAGCAACTCTAGTAGTGAACAAACTTCGTGGTACATTCAATGCAGTAGCTGTCAAAGCTCCTGGATTTGGTGACCGTCGTAAAGCAATGCTTGAAGATATCGCGATTATCTCTGGTGGAGAAGTAATCACTGAAGATTTAGGTCTTGACCTTAAATCTGCAAACATTACTCAACTAGGTCGCGCTTCTAAAGTAGTTGTAACAAAAGAAACAACAACTATCGTAGAAGGTGCGGGAGACACAGCTCAAATCGCAGCTCGTGTAAACCAAATTAAAGCTCAAGTTGAAGATACAACATCTGAGTTCGATAAAGAAAAATTACAAGAGCGTCTTGCTAAGCTTGCAGGTGGAGTAGCAGTTCTTAAAGTCGGTGCAGCTACAGAAACTGAATTAAAAGAACGCAAACTTCGCATTGAAGATGCTTTAAACTCAACTCGTGCTGCAGTGGAAGAAGGAATTGTAGCGGGTGGAGGAACAGCGTTAGTTAACGTTATTAAAGCCGTTCAAGCGATTCAAGTAGACGGAGACGAACAAACAGGTGTTAACATCGTTCTTCGCGCACTTGAAGAGCCAGTTCGCCAAATCGCACACAACGCAGGCCTTGAAGGATCTGTAATCGTTGAGCGCCTTAAATCTGAAGCAGTGGGCATGGGCTTTAACGCTGCAACAGGAGAGTGGGTAAACATGGTTGAAGCTGGTATCGTTGACCCAACAAAAGTAACTCGTTCAGCTCTACAACACGCTGCATCAGTATCTGCAATGTTCTTAACAACAGAAGCAGTTATCGCTGATAAGCCTGAAGAAGGCGGCGGCATGCCTGACATGGGCGGCATGGGCGGAATGGGTGGAATGGGCGGCATGATGTAA
- a CDS encoding tyrosine-type recombinase/integrase has product MKGSFYRRDCTCKKEPKKCTCGAKWAFTVDISPHPITGARRQRQRSGFNTLSDAEAAARSLLYEVDNETYIDESKALFKDFAPQWLAMYSEEREVKPGTIRIRQNEINNLMPYFAYMKLKDIKSDHYEGAIKKLKEQFAPNTVDGIHRTGRMIFKKAIQKELIKKDPTQFVVLQKKKKTIEDLKKDDIPKYMEKEELALFLKTVATQGLEMDLPVFLTLSYTGMRVGELVCLQWDDIDFDKQTIRIIKTYYNPKNNTVKFNLNTPKTVASARTIVVEKDVIEALKDLKATQDKIKERLGDKYVDQNFVFAKTKRHPGYPIVIKTVEDRMRRALKLAGLNKTLAPHSLRHTHTSLLAELEVPLEDIMERLGHTDDDTTRLVYRHVTKEMKKKASRKFGQLMGSLR; this is encoded by the coding sequence ATGAAAGGATCATTTTACAGAAGAGATTGCACTTGTAAAAAGGAACCCAAGAAATGCACTTGTGGAGCTAAGTGGGCCTTTACTGTCGATATTAGTCCCCATCCAATCACCGGTGCGAGAAGACAACGACAACGAAGTGGATTTAATACCTTATCAGATGCTGAAGCCGCTGCGAGATCCCTCCTTTATGAAGTCGATAATGAAACGTATATCGATGAAAGTAAAGCGCTATTTAAAGATTTTGCACCGCAATGGCTAGCCATGTATAGCGAGGAACGGGAAGTGAAACCTGGAACCATTCGGATCAGACAAAATGAAATTAATAACCTTATGCCCTACTTTGCCTACATGAAACTCAAAGATATCAAATCCGATCACTATGAAGGGGCTATTAAAAAGCTAAAGGAACAATTTGCACCAAACACCGTAGACGGTATTCATCGAACCGGACGGATGATTTTCAAGAAAGCGATACAAAAAGAACTCATCAAGAAGGACCCCACCCAGTTTGTTGTGTTACAAAAGAAAAAGAAAACGATTGAGGACTTAAAGAAAGATGATATCCCAAAGTATATGGAAAAAGAAGAACTTGCGTTATTTCTAAAAACAGTGGCTACCCAAGGCTTAGAGATGGATTTACCAGTGTTCCTCACCCTTTCTTACACCGGCATGCGTGTCGGAGAACTGGTTTGTCTCCAGTGGGACGACATTGATTTTGATAAACAGACCATTCGCATTATCAAGACCTACTACAATCCAAAGAATAATACGGTTAAGTTTAATTTAAACACACCAAAAACTGTTGCATCCGCACGAACGATAGTGGTTGAAAAAGATGTCATTGAGGCACTTAAAGATTTGAAAGCCACTCAAGATAAGATCAAAGAACGCTTAGGCGATAAATACGTGGATCAAAATTTTGTGTTTGCTAAAACGAAGCGACACCCAGGTTATCCTATCGTCATTAAGACGGTTGAAGACCGAATGCGGCGTGCATTAAAATTAGCAGGTTTAAACAAAACTTTAGCGCCACACTCTCTGCGTCACACGCACACATCCCTTTTGGCTGAACTCGAAGTGCCGTTAGAGGATATCATGGAAAGACTGGGACATACCGATGACGATACCACACGACTTGTCTATCGTCATGTAACAAAAGAAATGAAGAAAAAGGCTTCCCGCAAGTTTGGTCAACTCATGGGAAGCCTACGCTAA
- a CDS encoding helix-turn-helix domain-containing protein, with protein sequence MKTTKEYMTLESLPDILEVKHIAQYLSISKRRIYELCHLSPKHGGIPNFSIGASIRVDKEDFKQWLAQKKK encoded by the coding sequence ATGAAAACCACAAAGGAATACATGACTTTGGAATCATTACCAGACATTTTAGAAGTTAAACATATTGCTCAATATCTTAGTATCAGTAAACGCCGCATTTACGAGTTATGTCATCTCTCTCCAAAACATGGCGGAATTCCTAACTTTTCCATTGGCGCTTCCATTCGAGTGGACAAGGAAGATTTTAAGCAGTGGCTTGCGCAGAAAAAGAAGTAA
- a CDS encoding helix-turn-helix domain-containing protein, with amino-acid sequence MTANQLADFLGISRKTIYKLFQTPSVHGGIPHSKVGETNIVDKDDFIHWIMNKKKEK; translated from the coding sequence TTGACAGCAAATCAACTTGCTGACTTTCTGGGGATTTCTAGAAAAACGATCTATAAATTGTTTCAAACTCCTTCCGTTCATGGTGGCATCCCTCATTCTAAAGTGGGTGAAACGAACATAGTAGATAAGGATGACTTCATACATTGGATCATGAACAAGAAAAAAGAAAAGTAA